A stretch of Lysobacter sp. K5869 DNA encodes these proteins:
- a CDS encoding NADH-quinone oxidoreductase subunit M translates to MIPVPLLSLLIWLPIFGGFATLAFGQRANSARWFALIVAIATLGLSLLMFTHGDFSGAGMQLVEEKAWITSFDIRYHLGVDGISAALIALTTLTSMLVLISAWTSIDKRVSQYYAAFLILEGLMVGVFSALDAMLFYVFFEGMLIPMFIIIGVWGGPRRVYASVKFFLYTFLGSVFMLVGLIYLYLKGGSWQIADMYGVQLSAVEQMWIFFGFLIAFAVKVPMFPVHTWLPDAHVEAPTAGSVILAAIMLKIGGYGFLRFVLPIVPDAGHEWAWLVIALSLIAVIYVGLVALVQEDMKKLIAYSSVSHMGFVTLGTFIAFGLVHSGDAHGADAARLGLQGAMVQMISHGFVSGAMFTCVGVLYDRMHSRMIKDYGGVANVMPWFAAFVVLFAMANSGLPGTSGFVGEFMVILASFQQHPLIAVGAATTLIVGAGYTLWLVKRVIWGEVGNAHVAEMEDINPREALVLGVFAAGVLILGVWPKPLTDLMEPAIANLASQIVASKL, encoded by the coding sequence GTGATCCCCGTGCCCTTGCTTAGCCTCCTGATCTGGCTGCCCATCTTCGGCGGCTTCGCCACCCTGGCTTTCGGCCAACGCGCCAACTCGGCGCGCTGGTTCGCTCTGATCGTGGCCATCGCCACGCTCGGCCTGAGCCTGCTCATGTTCACCCACGGCGATTTCTCCGGGGCGGGCATGCAGCTGGTCGAGGAAAAGGCCTGGATTACGAGCTTCGACATCCGCTACCACCTCGGCGTCGACGGCATCTCGGCGGCGCTGATCGCGCTGACCACGCTGACCTCGATGCTGGTGCTGATCAGCGCCTGGACCTCGATCGACAAGCGCGTCAGCCAGTACTACGCCGCGTTCCTGATCCTCGAAGGCCTGATGGTCGGCGTGTTCTCCGCCCTCGACGCGATGCTGTTCTACGTGTTCTTCGAGGGCATGCTGATCCCGATGTTCATCATCATCGGCGTGTGGGGCGGCCCGCGCCGCGTCTACGCCTCGGTGAAGTTCTTCCTGTACACCTTCCTCGGCTCGGTGTTCATGCTGGTCGGGCTGATCTACCTGTACCTGAAGGGCGGCAGCTGGCAGATCGCCGACATGTACGGCGTGCAGCTCAGCGCGGTCGAGCAGATGTGGATCTTCTTCGGCTTCCTGATCGCCTTCGCGGTGAAAGTGCCGATGTTCCCGGTGCACACCTGGTTGCCGGACGCGCACGTGGAAGCGCCGACCGCCGGTTCGGTGATCCTGGCCGCGATCATGCTGAAGATCGGCGGTTACGGCTTCTTGCGCTTCGTCCTGCCGATCGTGCCGGACGCCGGCCACGAGTGGGCCTGGCTGGTGATCGCGCTGAGCCTGATCGCGGTGATCTACGTCGGCCTGGTCGCGCTGGTCCAGGAGGACATGAAGAAGCTGATCGCGTACTCGTCGGTCTCGCACATGGGCTTCGTCACCCTGGGCACCTTCATCGCCTTCGGTCTGGTCCACAGCGGCGACGCCCACGGCGCCGACGCCGCGCGCCTGGGCCTGCAGGGCGCGATGGTGCAGATGATCAGCCACGGCTTCGTGTCGGGCGCGATGTTCACCTGCGTCGGCGTGCTCTACGACCGCATGCACAGCCGCATGATCAAAGACTACGGCGGCGTCGCCAACGTGATGCCCTGGTTCGCCGCGTTCGTGGTGCTGTTCGCGATGGCCAACTCGGGCCTGCCGGGCACCTCGGGCTTCGTCGGCGAGTTCATGGTCATCCTGGCCTCGTTCCAGCAGCACCCGCTGATCGCGGTCGGCGCGGCCACCACCCTGATCGTCGGCGCGGGCTACACCCTGTGGCTGGTCAAGCGCGTGATCTGGGGCGAAGTCGGCAACGCGCACGTGGCGGAGATGGAAGACATCAACCCGCGCGAAGCGCTGGTGCTGGGCGTGTTCGCGGCCGGCGTGCTGATCCTGGGCGTGTGGCCCAAGCCGCTGACCGATCTGATGGAGCCGGCGATCGCGAATCTGGCCAGCCAGATCGTCGCCAGCAAGTTGTAA
- the nuoH gene encoding NADH-quinone oxidoreductase subunit NuoH: protein MFMTQVVDPLHNFFLSLGMVGAVLWIVLKILLIAMPVIITVAFYVVWERKLIGWMHVRHGPMYVGMGILQAFADVFKLLFKEVIQPAKAESFLYKLAPLLTLAPAFAAWAVVPFDAKLVLSNANAGLLYLLAMTSLGVYGIILAGWASNSKYAFLGAMRAAAQVVSYEIAMGFAMVGVMVGAGSLNLTDIVMAQSGNAGALEWFALPMLPLFVVYFISGVAETNRAPFDVVEGESEIVAGHMVEYSGSAFALFFLAEYANMILISFLTSIFFLGGWLSPFQGLGIPFLSVDGWWWLLAKVFFFASCFIWFRASFPRYRYDQIMRLGWKVFIPLTIAWIVVVALMSYYGVFLPGQ, encoded by the coding sequence ATGTTCATGACCCAGGTGGTCGATCCCCTGCACAACTTCTTCCTGTCGCTGGGCATGGTCGGCGCGGTGTTGTGGATCGTGCTCAAGATCCTGCTGATCGCCATGCCGGTGATCATCACCGTGGCCTTCTACGTGGTCTGGGAGCGCAAGCTGATCGGCTGGATGCACGTGCGCCACGGGCCGATGTACGTCGGCATGGGCATCCTGCAGGCCTTCGCCGACGTGTTCAAACTGCTGTTCAAGGAAGTGATCCAGCCGGCCAAGGCCGAGTCCTTCCTGTACAAGCTCGCGCCGCTGCTGACCCTGGCGCCGGCGTTCGCGGCCTGGGCGGTGGTGCCGTTCGATGCCAAGCTGGTGCTGTCCAACGCCAACGCCGGCCTGCTGTACCTGCTGGCGATGACCTCGCTGGGCGTGTACGGCATCATCCTCGCCGGTTGGGCGTCGAACTCGAAGTATGCCTTCCTCGGCGCGATGCGCGCCGCCGCGCAGGTCGTGTCGTACGAAATCGCGATGGGCTTCGCCATGGTCGGCGTGATGGTCGGCGCCGGCAGCCTCAACCTCACCGACATCGTCATGGCCCAGTCGGGCAACGCCGGCGCGCTGGAGTGGTTCGCGCTGCCGATGCTGCCGCTGTTCGTGGTGTATTTCATTTCCGGCGTGGCCGAGACCAACCGCGCGCCGTTCGACGTGGTCGAGGGCGAGTCGGAAATCGTCGCCGGCCACATGGTCGAGTATTCGGGTTCGGCGTTCGCGCTGTTCTTCCTCGCCGAATACGCGAACATGATCCTGATCAGCTTCCTGACCTCGATCTTCTTCCTCGGCGGCTGGCTGAGCCCGTTCCAGGGCCTGGGCATTCCGTTCCTGTCGGTCGACGGCTGGTGGTGGCTGCTCGCGAAGGTGTTCTTCTTCGCCAGCTGCTTCATCTGGTTCCGCGCCTCCTTCCCGCGCTATCGCTACGACCAGATCATGCGTCTGGGCTGGAAGGTGTTCATCCCTCTGACCATCGCCTGGATCGTCGTGGTCGCGTTGATGTCGTATTACGGCGTCTTCCTGCCGGGACAGTGA
- the nuoL gene encoding NADH-quinone oxidoreductase subunit L: MESAISKSILLAIVLAPLLGAVLAGLFGRKIGRAGSHTVTILGVAASCAMSMYVLWQLVGQGAAPFNENVYTWFQIGGYEAHVGFMIDKLTAMMMVVVTFVSLLVHVYTIGYMAEDPGYQRFFSYISLFTFSMLMLVMSNNFLQLFFGWEAVGLVSYLLIGFWFKKPTAVFANMKAFLVNRVGDFGFLLGICAVLWATGSLDYGTVFANAPTLAERTLTVWGGADPIVWSLPTVICICLFIGAMGKSAQVPLHVWLPDSMEGPTPISALIHAATMVTAGIFMVARMSPLFELSQTALNFVLFIGATTAFWTGLIGIVQNDIKRVVAYSTLSQLGYMTVALGVSAYSAAVYHLMTHAFFKALLFLAAGSVIIGMHHEQDMRKMGGLRKYMPITYWTSLLGTLALVGTPFFAGFYSKDTIIEAAAHVAHGEHATWVSQYAYWAVLLGAFVTSFYSFRLLYMTFHGKERFRDAHGHDDHGHDDHAAHAHDDHGKKHDDHAHDDHGHHGAHEPHESPWVVTVPLMLLAIPSVLIGFFTAGPMLFGTDWSGHVKQLPYFLGAIDLLPERDTVAEMAAEAWHGPIAFALHGFMAPAFWLAFAGFALATVMYLWKPELPAKAAKLFALPIRILENKYGMDNLWIDGFAGGGVKLGKASRAVDTKLIDGAVVNGSAGVVGFVANLARHVQSGYLYHYAFAMIVGLIALLAVVIKFWH; this comes from the coding sequence ATGGAATCCGCAATCTCCAAGTCAATCCTGCTCGCCATCGTGCTCGCGCCGCTGCTCGGCGCGGTCCTGGCCGGCTTGTTCGGGCGCAAGATCGGGCGCGCCGGTTCGCACACCGTCACCATCCTCGGCGTCGCCGCGAGCTGCGCGATGTCGATGTACGTGCTGTGGCAGCTGGTCGGGCAGGGCGCCGCGCCGTTCAACGAGAACGTCTACACCTGGTTCCAGATCGGCGGCTATGAGGCCCACGTCGGCTTCATGATCGACAAGCTGACCGCGATGATGATGGTGGTCGTCACCTTCGTCTCGCTGCTGGTCCACGTCTACACCATCGGCTACATGGCCGAGGACCCGGGCTACCAGCGCTTCTTCAGCTACATCTCGCTGTTCACCTTCTCCATGCTCATGCTGGTCATGAGCAACAACTTCCTGCAGCTGTTCTTCGGCTGGGAAGCGGTGGGTCTGGTGTCGTACCTGCTGATCGGCTTCTGGTTCAAGAAGCCGACCGCGGTGTTCGCCAACATGAAGGCGTTCCTGGTCAACCGCGTCGGCGACTTCGGCTTCCTGCTCGGCATCTGCGCGGTGCTGTGGGCGACTGGCTCGCTGGATTACGGCACCGTGTTCGCCAACGCGCCGACCCTGGCCGAGCGCACCCTCACCGTGTGGGGCGGCGCCGACCCGATCGTGTGGTCGCTGCCGACGGTGATCTGCATCTGTCTGTTCATCGGCGCCATGGGCAAGTCGGCGCAGGTGCCGCTGCACGTGTGGCTGCCGGACTCGATGGAAGGCCCGACCCCGATCTCGGCGCTGATCCACGCCGCGACGATGGTGACCGCCGGCATCTTCATGGTCGCGCGCATGTCGCCGCTGTTCGAGCTGTCGCAGACCGCGCTCAACTTCGTGCTGTTCATCGGCGCCACCACCGCGTTCTGGACCGGCCTGATCGGCATCGTGCAGAACGACATCAAGCGCGTGGTCGCGTACTCGACCCTGTCGCAGCTGGGCTACATGACCGTCGCGCTCGGCGTGTCGGCGTACTCGGCGGCGGTGTACCACCTGATGACCCACGCCTTCTTCAAGGCGCTGCTGTTCCTCGCGGCCGGCTCGGTCATCATCGGCATGCACCACGAGCAGGACATGCGCAAGATGGGCGGCCTGCGCAAGTACATGCCGATCACCTACTGGACCAGCCTGCTCGGCACGCTGGCCCTGGTCGGCACGCCGTTCTTCGCCGGTTTCTACTCGAAGGACACGATCATCGAGGCGGCCGCGCACGTCGCTCACGGCGAGCACGCGACCTGGGTGTCGCAGTACGCCTACTGGGCGGTGCTGCTGGGCGCGTTCGTGACCTCGTTCTACAGCTTCCGCCTGCTCTACATGACCTTCCACGGCAAGGAGCGCTTCCGCGACGCGCACGGCCACGACGATCATGGCCACGACGATCACGCGGCGCACGCCCACGACGATCACGGCAAGAAGCACGACGACCACGCCCACGACGACCACGGCCACCACGGCGCGCACGAGCCGCACGAGTCGCCGTGGGTGGTGACCGTGCCGCTGATGCTGCTGGCGATCCCGTCGGTGCTGATCGGCTTCTTCACCGCCGGCCCGATGCTGTTCGGCACCGACTGGTCCGGCCACGTCAAGCAGCTGCCGTACTTCCTCGGCGCGATCGACCTGCTGCCCGAACGCGACACCGTCGCGGAAATGGCTGCCGAAGCCTGGCACGGCCCGATCGCGTTCGCGCTGCACGGCTTCATGGCCCCGGCGTTCTGGCTGGCCTTCGCCGGCTTCGCCCTGGCCACGGTCATGTACCTGTGGAAGCCGGAACTTCCGGCCAAGGCGGCCAAGCTGTTCGCGCTGCCGATCCGCATCCTGGAAAACAAGTACGGCATGGACAACCTCTGGATCGACGGCTTCGCCGGCGGCGGCGTGAAGCTCGGCAAGGCCTCGCGCGCGGTCGACACCAAGCTGATCGACGGCGCGGTGGTCAACGGCAGCGCCGGCGTGGTCGGCTTCGTCGCCAACCTGGCCCGCCACGTCCAGTCCGGCTATCTCTACCACTACGCCTTCGCGATGATTGTCGGCCTGATCGCTCTGCTCGCCGTCGTCATCAAGTTCTGGCACTAA
- the nuoK gene encoding NADH-quinone oxidoreductase subunit NuoK, which produces MSEFFGSGLALGHFLALGAVLFCISVAGIFLNRKNVIVLLMSIELMLLAVNINFVAFSRQLADPAGQVFVFFILTVAAAEAAIGLAILVTLFRNRRTINVAEIDTMKG; this is translated from the coding sequence GTGAGCGAATTCTTCGGGTCGGGCCTCGCCCTCGGCCACTTCCTCGCCCTGGGCGCGGTGCTGTTCTGCATCAGCGTCGCCGGCATCTTCCTCAACCGCAAGAACGTGATCGTGCTGTTGATGTCGATCGAGCTGATGCTGCTCGCGGTCAACATCAACTTCGTCGCGTTCTCGCGCCAGCTGGCCGATCCGGCCGGTCAGGTGTTCGTGTTCTTCATCCTGACCGTGGCCGCGGCCGAGGCCGCCATCGGCCTGGCCATCCTGGTCACGCTGTTCCGCAACCGGCGCACGATCAACGTCGCCGAAATCGACACGATGAAGGGCTGA
- the nuoF gene encoding NADH-quinone oxidoreductase subunit NuoF, which produces MAHGHHDYSKGYGPVGPAPQEHQVVYTTLHYETPWSYENYLKTGGYSALRKILSEKTDPAQIIDAVKASGLRGRGGAGFPTGLKWSFMPKGSGTQKYILCNSDESEPGTAKDRDILRFNPHSVVEGMAIACYATGSTVAYNYLRGEFHHEPFEHFEQALKEAYEHGWLGKNVLGSGVDIDIYGALGAGAYICGEETALMESLEGKKGQPRFKPPFPANFGLFGKPTTINNTETYASVPAILRNGAEWFAGLGKPNNGGPKIFSVSGHVANPGNFEIRLGTPFSELLRLAGGMREGRKLKAVIPGGSSMKVLPAATIMECTMDYDSLQKAGSGLGSGAVIVMDETTCMVRACQRIARFYFKESCGQCTPCREGTGWMYRMLTRIAEQQATLEDLQMLRAAAGQIEGHTICAFGEAAAWPVQGFLHHFWDEFEYAIVNKRFLVDDQRAGTVVEKKVAA; this is translated from the coding sequence ATGGCGCACGGTCACCACGATTATTCCAAGGGCTACGGCCCGGTCGGCCCGGCTCCGCAGGAGCATCAGGTCGTCTACACGACGCTGCATTACGAAACCCCCTGGTCGTACGAGAACTATCTCAAGACCGGCGGTTACAGCGCGTTGCGCAAGATCCTCAGCGAGAAGACCGACCCCGCGCAGATCATCGACGCGGTCAAGGCCTCGGGCCTGCGCGGCCGCGGCGGCGCGGGCTTCCCGACCGGCCTGAAGTGGAGCTTCATGCCCAAGGGCAGCGGCACCCAGAAGTACATCCTGTGCAACTCGGACGAATCCGAGCCGGGCACGGCCAAGGACCGCGACATCCTGCGCTTCAACCCGCACTCGGTGGTGGAGGGCATGGCGATCGCCTGCTACGCCACCGGTTCGACCGTGGCCTACAACTACCTGCGCGGCGAGTTCCATCACGAGCCGTTCGAGCATTTCGAGCAGGCGCTGAAGGAAGCCTACGAACACGGCTGGCTGGGCAAGAACGTGCTCGGCAGCGGCGTGGACATCGACATCTACGGCGCGCTCGGCGCCGGCGCCTACATCTGCGGCGAAGAGACCGCGCTGATGGAATCGCTGGAAGGCAAGAAGGGCCAGCCGCGCTTCAAGCCGCCGTTCCCGGCCAACTTCGGCCTGTTCGGCAAGCCGACCACGATCAACAACACCGAGACCTACGCCTCGGTGCCGGCGATCCTGCGCAACGGCGCCGAATGGTTCGCCGGCTTGGGCAAGCCGAACAACGGCGGCCCGAAGATCTTCTCGGTGTCCGGCCACGTCGCCAACCCGGGCAACTTCGAGATCCGTCTGGGCACGCCGTTCTCCGAACTGCTGCGCCTCGCCGGCGGCATGCGCGAAGGCCGCAAGCTCAAGGCCGTGATCCCCGGCGGTTCCTCGATGAAGGTGCTGCCGGCGGCGACGATCATGGAATGCACGATGGACTACGACTCGCTGCAGAAGGCCGGCTCCGGCCTCGGCTCGGGCGCGGTCATCGTGATGGACGAGACCACCTGCATGGTCCGCGCCTGCCAGCGCATCGCCCGGTTCTATTTCAAGGAAAGCTGCGGCCAGTGCACGCCGTGCCGCGAAGGCACCGGCTGGATGTACCGCATGCTGACCCGCATCGCCGAACAGCAGGCGACGCTGGAAGACCTGCAGATGCTGCGCGCCGCCGCCGGCCAGATCGAAGGCCACACCATCTGCGCGTTCGGCGAAGCCGCCGCGTGGCCGGTGCAGGGCTTCCTGCACCACTTCTGGGACGAGTTCGAGTACGCGATCGTCAACAAGCGTTTCCTGGTCGACGACCAGCGCGCTGGCACCGTGGTTGAGAAGAAGGTGGCCGCATGA
- a CDS encoding NADH-quinone oxidoreductase subunit J, with translation MDLAQIAFFVFAALATLSAVAVISVKNPVHAALSLVLTFFSVACVWIIAGAEFLGVALILVYVGAVMVLFLFVVMMLDIDVAPLREGYVRYLPVGLLVAVVMLVEMLTLIGVKAALAAPLTADAAGGSNTKWLATALFTDFLLPFEIAAVILTVAVIAAVMLTLRRRPGAKHQNPSEQARVRAADRIRIIKMDAVKPAAAPAPADAAQEAKP, from the coding sequence ATGGATCTCGCTCAGATCGCCTTCTTCGTCTTCGCCGCCTTGGCCACGCTTTCGGCCGTGGCCGTGATCAGCGTCAAGAACCCGGTCCATGCCGCGCTCAGCCTGGTGCTGACGTTCTTCTCGGTGGCCTGCGTGTGGATCATCGCCGGCGCCGAGTTCCTCGGCGTGGCCCTGATCCTGGTCTACGTCGGCGCGGTGATGGTGTTGTTCCTGTTCGTGGTGATGATGCTCGACATCGACGTCGCCCCGCTGCGCGAGGGCTACGTGCGTTACCTGCCGGTCGGCCTGCTGGTCGCGGTGGTGATGCTGGTGGAGATGCTGACCCTGATCGGCGTCAAGGCCGCGCTCGCCGCGCCGCTGACCGCCGACGCGGCCGGCGGCTCCAACACCAAGTGGCTGGCCACCGCGCTGTTCACCGACTTCCTGCTGCCGTTCGAGATCGCCGCGGTGATCCTGACGGTGGCGGTGATCGCCGCGGTCATGCTGACCCTGCGCCGCCGCCCGGGCGCCAAGCACCAGAATCCCAGCGAACAGGCCCGCGTCCGCGCCGCCGATCGCATCCGCATCATCAAGATGGACGCCGTCAAGCCCGCCGCCGCACCGGCGCCGGCCGACGCGGCGCAGGAGGCCAAGCCGTGA
- the nuoI gene encoding NADH-quinone oxidoreductase subunit NuoI — MNRIVSYFKSLLLIELAQGLGLTLKYLFKPKYTLMYPMEKTPQSPRFRGVHALRRYPNGEERCIACKLCEAVCPALAITIDSEKRADGTRRTTRYDIDLFKCIFCGFCEESCPVDSIVETHIHEYHFDQRGQNIVTKPQLLAIGDRLETEIAERRAADAAFR, encoded by the coding sequence ATGAATCGCATCGTTTCCTATTTCAAGAGCCTGCTCCTCATCGAGCTCGCGCAGGGCCTCGGGCTGACGCTCAAGTACCTGTTCAAGCCCAAGTACACGCTGATGTACCCGATGGAGAAGACGCCGCAGTCGCCGCGCTTCCGCGGCGTGCACGCGCTGCGCCGCTATCCCAACGGGGAAGAGCGCTGCATCGCCTGCAAGCTGTGCGAGGCGGTGTGCCCGGCGCTGGCGATCACCATCGATTCGGAGAAGCGCGCCGACGGCACCCGCCGCACCACGCGCTACGACATCGACCTGTTCAAGTGCATCTTCTGCGGGTTCTGCGAAGAATCCTGCCCGGTCGACTCGATCGTGGAAACCCACATCCACGAGTACCACTTCGACCAGCGCGGACAGAACATCGTCACCAAGCCGCAGCTGTTGGCGATCGGCGACCGTCTCGAAACCGAGATCGCCGAGCGCCGCGCCGCCGACGCCGCCTTCCGCTGA
- the nuoG gene encoding NADH-quinone oxidoreductase subunit NuoG: MSAQPVNPNLPPDHVTVFIDGVELAAPKNSMIIHAADKAGIPIPRFCYHDKLAIAANCRMCLVDTEVGGRAAPKPSPACATPVMDGLKVFTRNERALKSQRNVMEFLLANHPLDCPICDQGGECELQDVSMGYGRSVSRYAERKRVVPDEDIGPLVATEMTRCIQCTRCVRFTAEIAGTYELGGMYRGENLQIGTFDGKPLTTELSGNVIDVCPVGALTNKVFQFKARPWELTARESLGYHDALGSNLFLHVRRGDVLRTVPRDNEAVNECWLSDRDRYSHQGLYAEDRAQRPLVKDGGEWREASWEEALSRAAKILRDNGGDNLGVLTHPATSNEEGALLARLAEALGTGNLDHRISQHDLSDAAVAETFTMPVAEIDQADVVVIVGSNLRHELPLVQQRVRKAYNRGAKVHAVNPVDFDFTFDLTSKRIVAPSQLAAALGDEALREIAKAGNHVALILGGVAENGPYAAAIRAAAKAFAEATGAKLCRIPQGANAVGLARHGVLPTARDARSMLDEARGAYVIYGIEPGLDFASTESALRALGAAQVVAFSHYACRSTKAVADVILPIALLPEIDATLTNLDGRDQQAIAGGKLPGSARAGWRVLRALGGELGAKGFEFTDFAGLRASIAPRAVTPAAGRAPNVAGEGLELAVSTAIYRSDATVRRAPALQSHPLNLEPRAVLNPADAAALGFSDGAVGKFGAGAGTATLPVAISAKVAPGTVWIESGHGATAPLGAGRVQAGRA; this comes from the coding sequence ATGAGCGCGCAGCCCGTGAATCCGAATCTGCCGCCCGACCACGTCACCGTCTTCATCGACGGCGTCGAGCTGGCCGCGCCGAAGAACTCGATGATCATCCATGCCGCCGACAAGGCCGGCATTCCGATCCCGCGTTTTTGCTACCACGACAAGCTGGCGATCGCCGCCAACTGCCGCATGTGCCTGGTCGACACCGAGGTCGGCGGCCGCGCCGCGCCGAAGCCGTCGCCGGCCTGCGCCACGCCGGTGATGGACGGCCTGAAGGTGTTCACCCGCAACGAGCGCGCGCTCAAGTCGCAGCGCAACGTGATGGAGTTCCTGCTCGCCAACCACCCGCTGGATTGCCCGATCTGCGATCAGGGCGGCGAGTGCGAGCTGCAGGACGTATCGATGGGTTACGGCCGTTCGGTCAGCCGTTACGCCGAACGCAAGCGCGTGGTGCCGGACGAGGACATCGGTCCGCTGGTCGCCACCGAGATGACCCGCTGCATCCAGTGCACGCGCTGCGTGCGCTTCACCGCGGAGATCGCCGGCACCTACGAGCTCGGCGGCATGTACCGCGGCGAGAACCTGCAGATCGGCACCTTCGACGGCAAGCCGCTGACCACCGAGCTGTCGGGCAACGTCATCGACGTGTGCCCGGTCGGCGCGCTGACCAATAAAGTGTTCCAGTTCAAGGCGCGTCCGTGGGAACTGACCGCGCGCGAATCGCTGGGCTACCACGACGCGCTGGGCAGCAACCTGTTCCTGCACGTGCGCCGCGGCGACGTGCTGCGCACCGTGCCGCGCGACAACGAAGCGGTCAACGAGTGCTGGCTGTCGGACCGCGACCGTTATTCGCACCAGGGCCTGTACGCGGAAGACCGCGCCCAGCGTCCGCTGGTGAAGGATGGCGGCGAGTGGCGCGAAGCGTCCTGGGAAGAGGCGCTGAGCCGCGCCGCCAAGATCCTGCGCGACAACGGCGGCGACAACCTCGGCGTGCTCACGCACCCGGCGACCTCGAACGAAGAGGGCGCGCTGCTGGCGCGTCTGGCCGAGGCCCTGGGCACCGGCAACCTCGATCACCGCATTTCCCAGCACGACCTGTCCGACGCCGCGGTGGCCGAAACCTTCACCATGCCGGTCGCCGAGATCGATCAGGCCGACGTGGTCGTGATCGTCGGCAGCAACTTGCGTCATGAACTGCCGCTGGTGCAGCAGCGCGTGCGCAAGGCCTACAACCGCGGCGCCAAGGTGCACGCGGTGAATCCGGTCGACTTCGATTTCACCTTCGACCTGACCAGCAAGCGCATCGTCGCGCCGTCGCAGCTCGCCGCCGCGCTCGGCGACGAAGCGCTGCGCGAGATCGCCAAGGCCGGCAACCACGTCGCCCTGATCCTTGGCGGCGTGGCCGAGAACGGCCCGTACGCGGCCGCGATCCGCGCCGCGGCCAAGGCGTTCGCCGAAGCCACCGGCGCCAAGCTGTGCCGCATCCCGCAGGGCGCCAACGCGGTCGGTCTGGCCCGCCACGGCGTGCTGCCGACCGCGCGCGACGCGCGTTCGATGCTCGACGAAGCGCGCGGCGCCTACGTCATCTACGGCATCGAGCCGGGCCTGGATTTCGCCAGCACCGAAAGCGCGCTGCGCGCGCTCGGCGCGGCCCAGGTGGTGGCGTTCAGCCATTACGCCTGCCGTTCGACCAAAGCCGTGGCCGACGTGATCCTGCCGATCGCGCTGCTGCCGGAAATCGACGCGACCCTGACCAACCTCGACGGCCGCGACCAGCAGGCCATCGCCGGCGGCAAGCTGCCGGGTTCGGCCCGCGCCGGCTGGCGCGTGCTGCGCGCGCTCGGCGGCGAGCTGGGCGCGAAGGGCTTCGAGTTCACCGACTTCGCCGGCCTGCGCGCGAGCATCGCGCCGCGCGCGGTGACGCCGGCCGCTGGCCGCGCGCCGAACGTGGCGGGCGAGGGGCTGGAGCTCGCGGTCTCCACCGCGATCTACCGCAGCGACGCCACCGTGCGCCGCGCGCCCGCGCTGCAGTCGCATCCGCTCAACCTCGAGCCGCGCGCCGTGCTCAATCCCGCCGACGCCGCAGCGCTGGGCTTCAGCGACGGCGCGGTCGGCAAGTTCGGCGCCGGCGCCGGCACCGCGACCCTGCCGGTCGCGATCAGCGCCAAGGTCGCGCCGGGCACGGTGTGGATCGAAAGCGGCCACGGCGCCACCGCGCCGCTGGGCGCGGGCCGCGTCCAGGCGGGGAGGGCTTAA